From one Oceanimonas doudoroffii genomic stretch:
- the pyrF gene encoding orotidine-5'-phosphate decarboxylase, with translation MQTTRNGDPKVLIALDFADEQQALALVAQLDPAQCRLKVGKEMFTLFGPEFVRTLVAKGFDVFLDLKFHDIPNTVAKAVAAAAELGVWMVNVHASGGSRMMEAAKAALAPYGDRAPLLIAVTVLTSMTAEELNQTGVLRSPAEQVLALARLTQQAGLDGVVCSAQEASLLKSELGPDFKLVTPGIRPAGSDAGDQRRIMTPELALKAGSDYLVIGRPITQAEDPAAALSAINASLHG, from the coding sequence ATGCAAACAACACGCAATGGCGATCCCAAGGTATTGATAGCACTCGACTTTGCCGACGAGCAACAGGCGCTGGCGTTGGTGGCGCAGCTGGATCCGGCGCAGTGCCGACTCAAGGTAGGCAAGGAGATGTTTACCCTGTTCGGCCCTGAATTTGTGCGCACCCTGGTGGCGAAAGGGTTTGATGTGTTTCTGGATCTCAAGTTTCACGATATTCCCAACACCGTCGCCAAGGCGGTGGCCGCCGCCGCGGAGCTGGGCGTGTGGATGGTGAATGTGCACGCCAGTGGTGGCAGCCGTATGATGGAAGCGGCAAAGGCGGCCCTGGCACCCTACGGTGACAGGGCGCCGCTGCTGATTGCAGTAACCGTGCTGACCAGCATGACCGCCGAAGAGTTGAATCAGACCGGTGTGCTGCGTTCTCCCGCCGAGCAGGTGCTGGCGCTGGCGCGGTTGACCCAACAGGCCGGCCTGGACGGTGTGGTGTGCTCCGCCCAAGAAGCCAGCCTGCTGAAGAGCGAGCTGGGCCCGGACTTTAAACTGGTCACCCCGGGCATTCGGCCTGCGGGCAGTGATGCCGGCGATCAACGCCGTATCATGACTCCGGAGCTGGCGTTAAAGGCGGGCAGTGACTATCTGGTGATTGGCCGCCCCATTACTCAGGCCGAGGATCCCGCGGCGGCCCTGAGTGCTATTAACGCCAGCCTGCATGGCTGA
- a CDS encoding DUF3820 family protein, whose amino-acid sequence MAEPLSPGLDQAGLLRIIRKPMPYGKYRGQPLLRLPLAYLCWMERKGWPAGGLGAELALVYELKHNGLDQSLYALL is encoded by the coding sequence ATGGCTGAGCCGCTATCACCCGGCCTGGATCAGGCCGGGTTGCTGCGTATTATTCGCAAACCCATGCCCTATGGTAAGTACCGTGGTCAGCCGTTGTTACGGCTCCCTCTGGCTTACTTGTGTTGGATGGAGCGCAAGGGCTGGCCGGCAGGCGGCCTGGGCGCCGAATTGGCGCTGGTGTATGAGCTCAAGCACAATGGCCTGGATCAATCGCTTTATGCTCTGCTTTAG
- a CDS encoding H-NS family nucleoid-associated regulatory protein — protein sequence MTDFLKTLLNIRSLRAAGREMTMEQLEEALSKLTMVVEERREAEAEEKAKAEQKERKLKEYVDMLAADGIDISDLMEVAEPAKKASAPRSKRPAKYAYTDENGEYKTWTGQGRQPAVIKKAIENGGSLEQFLINQ from the coding sequence ATGACCGATTTCCTGAAAACTCTACTGAATATTCGCAGCCTGCGTGCCGCCGGCCGTGAGATGACCATGGAGCAACTGGAAGAAGCTCTGAGCAAATTGACCATGGTGGTGGAAGAGCGCCGCGAAGCCGAAGCCGAAGAGAAAGCCAAGGCCGAACAGAAAGAGCGCAAGCTCAAGGAATACGTCGACATGCTGGCTGCCGATGGCATTGATATCAGCGATCTGATGGAAGTCGCCGAGCCGGCCAAGAAAGCCAGCGCACCGCGCAGCAAGCGCCCGGCCAAATATGCCTACACCGATGAAAATGGCGAATATAAAACCTGGACCGGCCAGGGTCGCCAGCCCGCCGTGATCAAGAAAGCCATTGAAAATGGCGGCTCTCTGGAGCAGTTCCTGATCAATCAGTGA